GACTAAATCATGAGGTAACTGGCGGATAAACCCTACGGTGTCAGCCAGCACCGCCTCGCCCACATCGGCTACGTCAATGCGCCGTAATGTCGGGTCCAGCGTCGCAAACAGCCGATCCGCAGCGTAGACCTGCGCTTCGGTGATGCGGTTAAACAGGGTGGATTTGCCGGCGTTGGTGTAGCCCACCAGAGAGATAGTCGGAATATCTGCTTTAGTCCGTGACCGCCGTCCCTGCTCACGTTGTTTTTCAACTTTTTCCAGTCGGGACAGGATCTGGCTGATTCTGCCGCGCAGTAAGCGGCGGTCCGTTTCCAGCTGGGTTTCCCCGGGGCCACGCAGGCCGATCCCCCCTTTCTGGCGCTCAAGGTGAGTCCACCCGCGTACCAGGCGGGTCGCCAGATGGCGCAGCTGCGCCAGCTCAACCTGCAGCTTCCCTTCATGGGTACGGGCACGCTGAGCAAAAATATCTAAAATAAGGCCAGTGCGGTCAATCACCCTACACTGACAAACCTGCTCCAGGTTACGCTCCTGGGCGGGGCTTAACGCATGGTCGAATAACACAACCGATGCACCAGTGGCCTTTACCGCGTCGGCAATTTCAAGTGCCTTACCTTCCCCGACAAAGTATTTCGGATGCGGTGCTTTTCGGGTACCGGTAATCACCTGCATTGCGTCGACACCGGCGGAAGAGACCAGAGATTCAAACTCCTGAATATCTTCCAAATCTTTGTCTTGCGTAAAATAGATGTGTACCAGCACCGCCTGCTCACCGGCTTCATAACGGTCAAACAAGCGTCAACCCTCCAGAAAGATCAGCGGGGAACACAGATAAACTGGTCCCCCGACATGGAAAAACAGCCATCCGCCTTATTCGGCGTCGTCGCTTTCCTGCTGCGCGTTACCCGCGCCCGCCTGAGCATTACCACTGTGGTGATAATTGCTGGTGCCTGCGCCGGGGTTATTGCTGTGATGAGAAACCGGGCGGGACG
This Shimwellia blattae DSM 4481 = NBRC 105725 DNA region includes the following protein-coding sequences:
- the hflX gene encoding ribosome rescue GTPase HflX produces the protein MFDRYEAGEQAVLVHIYFTQDKDLEDIQEFESLVSSAGVDAMQVITGTRKAPHPKYFVGEGKALEIADAVKATGASVVLFDHALSPAQERNLEQVCQCRVIDRTGLILDIFAQRARTHEGKLQVELAQLRHLATRLVRGWTHLERQKGGIGLRGPGETQLETDRRLLRGRISQILSRLEKVEKQREQGRRSRTKADIPTISLVGYTNAGKSTLFNRITEAQVYAADRLFATLDPTLRRIDVADVGEAVLADTVGFIRQLPHDLVAAFKATLQETRQATLLLHVIDAADVRVQENIEAVDEVLEEIDAHEIPTLLVMNKIDALDGFTPRIDRDEENVPVRVWLSAQTGEGIPLLFQALTERLAGELAQHTLCLPPQAGRLRSRFYQLQAIEKEWMEEDGSVGLQIRMPVVDWRRLCKQEPELTDYIV